In one Nicotiana tomentosiformis chromosome 6, ASM39032v3, whole genome shotgun sequence genomic region, the following are encoded:
- the LOC138893312 gene encoding uncharacterized protein has translation MFGDIFKENPYASVFTKAVRIYSYISQRPLLLNLMRKFTNERNLVRPAKTRFATAFLTLHSFYLQKKKLRKLVLSNEWKDNRYAKEVAGKETAKVLISPSFWNDVVRALKVGGPLIKVLRMVDGERKPPMGYLYEAMDRAKETIAASFEGDVRKYEKVFEIIDIRWENQLHRPLHAAGHLLNPGLFYKNTRDETLASEVWIGYHACLEKLVPNSATIDQIGEEFGRYSQAEGLFGLQAAIRARDIRSPGN, from the exons ATGTTTGGTGACATATTCAAGGAAAACCCATATGCTTCAG TTTTCACTAAGGCCGTCAGGATATATTCTTACATCAGTCAGAGGCCgttgttgttgaatttgatgaggaaattcacaaatgaaagaaatttggtgagaccgGCCAAGACTAGATTTGCAACGgctttcttaactttgcatagtTTTTACTTGCAAAAGAAAAAATTGAGAAAGCTAGTTCTTTCAAATGAATGGAAAGATAATAGATATGCAAAGGAAGTTGCGGGAAAAGAAACTGCCAAAGTTCTTATTTCTCCATCATTCTGGAATGACGTCGTTCGGGCTCTTAAAGTTGGTGGTCCTTTGATTAAGGTACTTCGTATGGTGGATGGGGAGAGAAAACCACCAATGGGCTATCTTTATGAGGCTATGGATAGAGCCAAAGAAACTATTGCAGCGTCATTTGAGGGAGATGTTAGAAAATATGAGAAAGTTTTTGAGATAATTGATATCAGGTGGGAGAATCAACTCCATCGACCTTTGCATGCAGCAGGCCATCTTCTGAACCCGGGATTATTTTACAAGAACACTAGAGATGAAACTTTGGCTTCAGAGGTGTGGATTGGATACCATGCATGTCTTGAGAAGTTGGTCCCTAATTCAGCGACGATAGATCAAATAGGGGAGGAGTTTGGTAGGTACTCACAAGCAGAGGGCCTATTTGGTTTACAAGCGGCCATTAGAGCCAGAGACATAAGGTCGCCAGGTAACTAA